A genomic window from Silene latifolia isolate original U9 population chromosome Y, ASM4854445v1, whole genome shotgun sequence includes:
- the LOC141630040 gene encoding protein FAR1-RELATED SEQUENCE 5-like — protein MDPKKSRLFVGFRHINDYFKKRMMINDAAGISILNNYKSLVLEGGGHENLGFKFSDSRNAINQERRRSVIDGDAEELKAYFEKMKEEDPNYFYAIELDDFGTPMNVFWYRMPFSPFIGVNQHGNSIAFACALVTRDYEESFEWVFAKFLECMGKAPSVIFETGERAIGNAIKKSSQTLTTGSPLAHIEKSLRSVQQNRFFKTYVNGRTTLSRFLKIEEALKLKVKEETANNHDCTEKPYKIECNLLVEQVFRKLYTKKIYKLVRDEVIGLIYTNADPPRRLGHSVTFNVEDKKVAPFGKCKKYWVDIVKCGDRSSAHVS, from the exons ATGGATCCTAAGAAAAGCCGGTTATTTGTTGGGTTTAGACATATAAATGACTACTTCAAAAAGAGGATGATGATCAATGATGCTGCTGGTAtttcaatattaaataattacaAGTCGTTGGTCTTGGAGGGGGGAGGTCATGAGAACCTTGGCTTTAAGTTTAGTGATAGTCGAAACGCCATCAATCAAGAACGAAGACGTAGCGTCATAGATGGCGATGCTGAAGAATTGAAGGCATATTTTGAGAAGATGAAAGAGGAGGATCCTAATTATTTCTATGCAATTGAGCTCGATGATTTTGGGACTCCAATGAATGTTTTTTG GTATCGCATGCCTTTTTCCCCTTTCATAGGGGTGAATCAACATGGGAATTCAATTGCTTTTGCTTGTGCTTTGGTTACGCGTGATTATGAAGAAAGTTTTGAGTGGGTTTTTGCCAAGTTTTTAGAATGCATGGGTAAAGCTCCATCAGTTATATTTGAGACCGGGGAAAGAGCAATTGGTAATGCAATTAAAAAATCTTCCCAAACACTCACCACAGGCTCGCCTTTGGCACATATTGAAAAATCTTTG AGGAGTGTGCAACAAAACCGGTTTTTCAAAACTTATGTCAATGGGAGGACTACTTTAAGTCGGTTTCTTAAAATTGAGGAAGCCTTGAAATTGAAAGTGAAGGAGGAGACCGCGAACAATCACGATTGCACAGAGAAACCGTATAAGATTGAGTGCAACTTACTTGTTGAGCAGGTTTTCCGTAAATTGTATACTAAGAAGATATATAAGTTGGTACGTGACGAGGTAATTGGGTTAATTTATACGAACGCTGATCCGCCGAGAAGACTTGGGCATAGTGTGACATTTAACGTTGAAGATAAAAAAGTGGCGCCATTTGGCAAGTGTAAGAAATATTGGGTTGATATTGTGAAGTGTGGGGACCGCTCAAGTGCTCATGTAAGTTAG